In one Procambarus clarkii isolate CNS0578487 chromosome 29, FALCON_Pclarkii_2.0, whole genome shotgun sequence genomic region, the following are encoded:
- the LOC138369572 gene encoding fibroin heavy chain-like — translation MRGYGVLVLLMGTLVGALKDPGIGDTLSPAISGTDLGHERSKRHLVDVLEHKLRHKRDPGSPHGYGFSFRTGGCSTCGGGGFQGGGGGGGGSNGGAGYGYGGSGGGGHGWRAGGSGADFINTLGGFVAGGLGGGGFGGGLGGGGGGGCGGGGGGCSGGGGGGIGGGGGGCGGGGCSGGGGPGSSGYGGSGSRASSSSSSWSNAGAYGSAGASSSSSASSAASGGSYGGCGSGCRGRRSVAGRTRREVKKFGSGSASGSFSFSASGGSGSASGSESASGSHSGSGSGSFSGSGAFGGSGGGSGSGSGSFSGSGGGSGSGSGSISGSWGGSGHGTGGGSGHGTGGGSGGGSGHGTGGGSGHGIGGGSGGGSGHGTGGGSSHGIGGGSGGGSGHGTGGGSGHGTGGGSGHGTGGGSGGGSGHGTGGGSGHGIGGGSGGGSGHGTGGGSGHGTGGGSGHGTGGGSGHGTGGGSGHGTGGGSGHGTGGGSGHGTGGGSGHGTGGGSGHGTGGGSGHGTGGGSGHGTGGGSGHGTGGGSGHGIGGGSSHGTGGGSGGGFGGGSGGGFGGGSGGGFGGGSGGGFGGGSGGGFGGGSGGGFGGGSGGGFGGGSGGGFGGGSGGGSGSGLGGSVGGGGGGGGGWSGGGGQQAGGSGGGYGGGDGSWATGEAYTGGQSGVKGVRVGVKEENMQGSAMFLLVAWTMAQVLTVPGIVNTAQALGVGVRASGVVSGGTHTADYSKEYTDDSREDDGTVAHYVSSAKRGGIGHGGHAYRAGRSASPLDWNSGRLAREANKKPCPLCGLAQQVSGSGSASGSFSFSGSGSGSGSASGSFSGSKGTGGSGSASGSISGSKGGSGSGSASGSFSGSKGSGGSGSASGSFSGSKGNGGSGSASGSISGSKGTGGSGSASGSFSGSWGGSASGGGGSGGGAGSGGGFGGGAGTGGGSGSGGGFGGGAGSGGGSGSGGGSGSGGGFGGGAGTGGGFGGGAGSGGGSGSGGGSGSGGGFGGGAGSGGGSGSGGGSGSGGGFGGGAGTGGGSGSGGGFGGGAGTGGGSGSGGGSGSGGGFGGGAGSGGGSGSAGGSGSAGGFWGGSSSGGGSGSGGGSGTGGGSGSGGGFGGGAGTGGGSGSGGGSGSGGGFGGGAGTGTGGGSGSAGGFWGGSSSGGGSGTGGGSGSGGGFGGGAGTGGGSGSGGGAGAGGGSGSGGGFGGGSGSGGGSGSGGGSGSGGGFGGGSGSGGGSGSGGGFGGGSGSGGGFGGGSGSGGGFGGGSGSGGGRGGGSGSGGGFGGGSGSGGGFGGGSGSGGGFGGGSGSGGGFGGGSGSGVGFGGGSGSGGGFGGGSGSGGGFGGGSGSGGGFGGGSGSGGGLGGGAGGGGGAGGGGGSGSGGGFGAGGGGSSGGGGGRHGGGGGGGCLTNKPGVRCTGSGGFQTGGAGGGYGGADGTSWASGGAYTGDSSGVKGIRVDVKSP, via the exons ATGCGTGGATATGGCGTGTTGGTGCTGCTGATGGGGACGCTGGTGGGAGCCTTGAAGGACCCTGGTATAGGCGACACACTCTCCCCCGCCATCAGTGGTACAGATCTTGGCCATGAGAGGAGCAAGAGACACTTGGTGGATGTCTTGGAGCACAAGTTACGACATAAGCGAGATCCTGGCAGCCCTCATGGATATGGCTTCTCCTTCAGAACTGGAGGTTGCAGCACGTGTGGAGGAGGCGGCttccaaggaggaggaggaggagggggaggaagcaaTGGGGGAGCAGGCTATGGATACGGAGGTAGTGGGGGAGGCGGCCATGGATGGAGAGCTGGTGGTTCAGGAGCAGATTTCATAAACACATTAGGCGGATTTGTAGCAGGTGGTCTTGGTGGAGGTGGTTTTGGTGGAGgtcttggtggaggtggtggtggtggatgcggtggaggaggaggagggtgttccggtggaggtggtggaggaataggtggtggtggtggcggatgtggtggaggagggtgtTCCGGCGGAGGAGGACCTGGAAGCAGCGGTTATGGAGGTTCTGGATCAAGAGCGTCCAGCAGCAGCAGTTCATGGAGTAATGCCGGAGCATATGGCAGTGCCGGAGCGAGCAGTAGCAGCAGTGCATCGTCAGCAGCCAGCGGGGGCTCCTACGGCGGCTGTGGGTCAGGCTGCAGAGGTCGACGGTCAGTGGCGGGAAGAACCAGAAGGGAAGTCAAGAAGTTTGGCAGCGGTTCTGCTAGTGGATCGTTTTCCTTCAGCGCGTCTGGAGGATCTGGATCAGCCAGTGGTTCTGAAAGTGCTTCTGGGTCACACTCGGGCTCCGGGTCTGGATCCTTTAGTGGTTCGGGAGCCTTCGGTGGTTCTGGAGGAGGATCAGGAAGTGGTTCTGGATCCTTCAGTGGTTCTGGAGGAGGATCAGGAAGTGGTTCTGGATCTATCAGCGGTTCGTGGGGTGGATCTGGCCACGGAACAGGTGGTGGATCAGGTCACGGAACAGGTGGAGGATCAGGTGGTGGATCTGGGCATGGAACAGGTGGTGGATCAGGTCATGGAATAGGTGGAGGGTCAGGAGGTGGATCTGGGCATGGAACAGGTGGTGGATCGAGTCATGGAataggtggtgggtcaggtggcggATCTGGCCATGGAACAGGTGGTGGATCTGGGCATGGAACAGGTGGTGGATCAGGTCATGGAACAGGTGGAGGGTCAGGAGGTGGATCTGGGCATGGAACAGGTGGTGGATCAGGTCATGGAataggtggtgggtcaggtggcggATCTGGCCATGGAACAGGTGGTGGATCTGGCCATGGAACAGGTGGAGGATCTGGCCATGGAACAGGTGGTGGATCTGGCCATGGAACAGGTGGAGGATCTGGCCATGGAACAGGTGGTGGATCTGGCCATGGAACAGGTGGTGGATCAGGTCACGGAACAGGTGGTGGATCTGGCCATGGAACAGGTGGTGGATCTGGCCATGGAACAGGTGGTGGATCTGGCCATGGAACAGGTGGTGGATCTGGCCATGGAACAGGTGGTGGATCTGGCCATGGAACAGGTGGTGGATCTGGGCATGGAATAGGTGGTGGATCTAGCCACGGAACAGGTGGTGGATCGGGTGGCGGATTCGGTGGTGGATCGGGTGGCGGATTCGGTGGTGGATCGGGTGGCGGATTCGGTGGTGGATCGGGTGGCGGATTCGGTGGTGGATCGGGTGGCGGATTCGGTGGTGGATCGGGTGGCGGATTCGGTGGTGGATCGGGTGGCGGATTCGGTGGTGGATCGGGTGGCGGATTCGGCGGTGGATCGGGTGGTGGATCAGGAAGCGGGTTAGGTGGGTCGGTGGGCGGGGGCGGcgggggtggcggcggctggtctgGAGGCGGCGGGCAACAGGCCGGAGGCAGCGGGGGCGGCTACGGGGGCGGCGACGGCTCCTGGGCTACAGGCGAGGCCTACACTGGCGGACAGTCAGGGGTGaagggtgtgagggtgggtgtcaaAG AGGAGAACATGCAGGGGAGCGCGATGTTCCTGTTGGTGGCGTGGACGATGGCCCAGGTCCTCACCGTTCCTGGCATCGTCAACACTGCTCAAGCTCTGGGTGTCGGTGTGAGGGCCAGCGGTGTGGTCAGCGGCGGGACACACACGGCAGACTACTCCAAAGAGTACACCGATGACTCCAGAGAAGACGATGGCACGGTAGCTCACTATGTGAGTTCCGCCAAAAGAGGAGGTATTGGCCACGGAGGTCATGCCTATCGCGCAGGGCGGTCAGCGTCGCCCTTGGACTGGAACAGCGGGAGACTTGCTAGAGAGGCCAATAAGAAGCCGTGCCCGCTGTGCGGACTCGCTCAACAAGTCTCTGGAAGCGGTTCTGCCAGTGGATCCTTCTCTTTCAGCGGATCTGGATCCGGGTCTGGATCAGCCAGTGGATCCTTTAGTGGATCTAAAGGAACCGGTGGATCAGGAAGTGCCTCTGGGTCAATTAGTGGATCTAAAGGAGGCAGTGGATCAGGAAGTGCCTCCGGATCCTTTAGTGGATCAAAAGGAAGTGGTGGATCAGGAAGTGCCTCTGGGTCCTTCAGTGGATCTAAAGGAAACGGTGGATCGGGAAGTGCCTCCGGGTCCATTAGTGGATCTAAAGGAACCGGTGGATCAGGAAGTGCCTCAGGGTCCTTCAGTGGTTCTTGGGGTGGATCAGCATCTGGAGGCGGTGGATCAGGTGGTGGGGCTGGTTCGGGAGGTGGatttggtggaggagcaggtacaGGAGGTGGATCAGGCTCAGGAGGAGGATTTGGAGGAGGAGCAGGTTCAGGAGGCGGATCAGGTTCAGGAGGTGGATCAGGCTCAGGTGGTGGatttggtggaggagcaggtacaGGAGGTGGATTTGGAGGAGGAGCAGGTTCAGGCGGCGGATCAGGTTCAGGAGGTGGATCAGGCTCAGGAGGTGGATTTGGAGGAGGAGCAGGTTCAGGCGGCGGATCAGGTTCAGGAGGTGGATCAGGCTCAGGTGGTGGatttggtggaggagcaggtacaGGAGGTGGATCAGGCTCAGGTGGCGGatttggtggaggagcaggtacaGGAGGTGGATCAGGCTCAGGAGGTGGATCAGGTTCAGGTGGTGGatttggtggaggagcaggttcaGGTGGTGGATCAGGTTCAGCAGGTGGATCAGGTTCCGCAGGTGGATTTTGGGGTGGATCAAGTTCAGGCGGTGGATCAGGTTCAGGCGGTGGATCAGGTACAGGAGGTGGATCAGGCTCAGGTGGTGGATTTGGTGGGGGAGCAGGTACAGGAGGTGGATCAGGCTCAGGGGGTGGATCAGGCTCAGGTGGTGGATTTGGTGGGGGAGCAGGTACGGGTACAGGTGGTGGATCAGGTTCCGCAGGTGGATTTTGGGGTGGATCAAGTTCAGGCGGTGGATCAGGTACAGGAGGTGGATCAGGCTCAGGTGGTGGatttggtggaggagcaggtacaGGTGGTGGATCAGGTTCAGgtggaggagcaggagcaggaggtggatcagGTTCAGGTGGCGGATTTGGCGGTGGATCAGGATCAGGCGGCGGATCAGGATCAGGCGGTGGATCAGGTTCAGGCGGCGGATTTGGTGGTGGATCAGGATCAGGCGGTGGATCAGGTTCAGGCGGCGGATTTGGCGGTGGATCAGGTTCAGGCGGCGGATTTGGCGGTGGATCAGGTTCAGGCGGTGGATTTGGCGGTGGATCGGGATCAGGCGGCGGACGTGGCGGTGGATCGGGATCAGGCGGCGGATTTGGCGGTGGATCAGGATCAGGCGGCGGATTTGGCGGTGGGTCAGGTTCAGGCGGCGGATTTGGCGGTGGATCAGGTTCAGGCGGCGGATTTGGCGGTGGATCAGGTTCAGGCGTCGGATTTGGCGGTGGATCAGGATCAGGCGGCGGATTTGGCGGTGGATCAGGTTCAGGCGGCGGATTTGGTGGTGGATCAGGATCAGGCGGCGGATTTGGCGGTGGATCAGGATCAGGCGGCGGActtggaggtggagcaggtggcggtggtggagcaggtggcgGTGGAGGATCAGGTTCCGGAGGTGGATtcggtgctggtggaggtgggagcagcggtggtggtggagggaggcatggtggtggaggagggggcggCTGCCTCACCAACAAGCCCGGAGTGAGGTGCACCGGCTCTGGAGGCTTCCAGACGGGAGGCGCCGGGGGCGGCTACGGCGGCGCTGACGGCACCTCCTGGGCTTCTGGTGGGGCCTACACCGGCGACTCCTCCGGGGTCAAGGGGATCAGAGTGGACGTCAAGAGCCCGTGA